The proteins below are encoded in one region of Centropristis striata isolate RG_2023a ecotype Rhode Island chromosome 12, C.striata_1.0, whole genome shotgun sequence:
- the LOC131981631 gene encoding androgen receptor-like isoform X1 yields MAFSSSLSCLEEKSLIMNESDRLDSADTCGCPTTAELSKAVSVSLGLDSLSSPLNNMNQCSSGAFADFDPTVESSSRGVRELGAAPNLNSEGCLLPLNDTNLRQGDFGEVCHSVQLVSCMDLLRSGEMDRAQTVTRAPVISRYVGKESNLFMSPEAELPAPSQVDELGHLKPYNAHAANPNLYREMPGGWCAYNSRSEPARVGSGGHNLMCKYCNCGQTSPETRHECHCVWYSKGEQAGKSGMPAMMAHEYGQVESYQSAVPRVQATLSTIKNETPAWVDCSDRGFRHEDLFPGVYLSDRRVCQVCGDDASGCHYGAVTCGSCKVFFKRAAAGKQNHLCASRNDCTIDKLRRKNCASCRLKRCFMSGMSLKGRRLKGAGQTRNGEEEQPLAPWGNGERGERAWKRDAMSEPGSAAAGAQTASQALALGIPPTLRSCLSLLSVLQAIEPAVVNAGHDHAQPDSPVSLLTSLNELGERQLVTVVRWAKAIPGFRDLHVDDQMSVIQLSWMGVMVCALGWRSYTLTNSSMLYFAPDLVFNDQRMEVSSMYEDCVRMKLLSQRFCMLKVTQEEFLCMKALVLFSIMPVEGLKNQRCFDELRTSYIKELDRLASQRGETTRTQRLFQLTQLLDYLQLIVRKLHQFTYDLFIQAQSLQTRVNFPEMISEIVSVHVPKILSGMVKPILFHNTS; encoded by the exons ATGGCCTTTTCCTCGAGCTTGTCTTGTCTAGAAGAAAAGTCTTTAATAATGAATGAGAGCGATCGGTTGGATAGCGCAGACACCTGTGGGTGCCCGACTACTGCTGAGCTCAGTAAGGCAGTTTCAGTGTCCTTGGGTTTGGATTCGTTGTCCTCTCCGCTCAACAACATGAACCAATGCTCCAGCGGCGCCTTTGCAGACTTCGACCCCACTGTGGAGAGTAGTTCCCGAGGAGTGCGGGAGTTAGGAGCGGCTCCAAACCTCAACTCAGAAGGCTGCCTGCTTCCGCTGAATGACACTAACCTAAGACAGGGCGACTTTGGAGAAGTGTGCCACAGCGTTCAGCTGGTGAGTTGCATGGATCTGCTCAGATCTGGAGAAATGGACAGAGCGCAGACAGTGACGCGCGCCCCGGTGATATCCAGATATGTCGGCAAGGAATCAAACTTGTTTATGAGCCCGGAGGCAGAGCTGCCCGCGCCCTCTCAGGTGGACGAGCTCGGACATCTGAAACCCTACAATGCGCACGCTGCCAATCCAAACCTATACAGAGAAATGCCGGGTGGGTGGTGCGCATACAATAGCCGATCCGAGCCAGCCAGAGTCGGATCCGGCGGACATAATTTGATGTGTAAATATTGTAATTGTGGGCAAACCTCTCCTGAAACCAGGCACGAATGCCACTGTGTCTGGTACAGCAAAGGTGAGCAGGCTGGTAAAAGTGGCATGCCAGCAATGATGGCACACGAGTATGGCCAAGTGGAAAGTTACCAAAGTGCAGTTCCTCGAGTGCAGGCCACTTTGTCCACGATCAAGAACGAGACTCCAGCCTGGGTGGACTGCTCGGATCGCGGTTTCAg gcaTGAGGATCTGTTTCCAGGTGTGTACCTGTCAGACAGGAGAGTGTGCCAGGTGTGCGGTGACGATGCTTCAGGTTGTCACTATGGAGCCGTCACCTGTGGCAGCTGCAAAGTCTTCTTTAAGAGAGCCGCAGCAG GTAAGCAGAACCACCTGTGTGCCAGCCGGAATGACTGCACCATAGACAAGTTGAGGAGGAAAAACTGCGCCTCGTGCCGTTTAAAGAGATGCTTCATGTCAGGAATGAGCCTTAAAG GTCGCAGGCTGAAGGGAGCCGGACAGACAAGgaatggagaggaggagcaacCTCTGGCTCCCTGGGGGaatggagaaagaggagaaagggCGTGGAAGAGAGATGCAATGTCGGAGCCCGGAAGTGCAGCTGCTGGCGCTCAAA cAGCATCCCAGGCCCTTGCTCTCGGCATCCCCCCGACCCTGCGCTCCTGCCTCTCCTTGCTCAGCGTCTTGCAGGCCATCGAGCCGGCTGTGGTCAATGCCGGCCATGACCACGCGCAGCCAGACAGCCCTGTGTCCTTGCTCACCAGCCTCAATGAGCTGGGGGAAAGACAGCTGGTGACTGTGGTGCGTTGGGCCAAGGCAATACCAG GTTTCCGCGACCTGCATGTGGATGATCAGATGTCAGTGATTCAGTTGTCATGGATGGGGGTGATGGTGTGTGCTTTGGGCTGGAGGTCCTACACACTCACTAACAGCTCCATGCTCTACTTTGCTCCAGACCTGGTCTTCAATGA CCAACGGATGGAGGTGTCCAGTATGTACGAAGACTGTGTGAGGATGAAGCTGCTCTCCCAGAGGTTCTGCATGCTGAAGGTCACTCAGGAGGAGTTCCTTTGCATGAAGGCCCTGGTCCTCTTCAGCATCA TGCCAGTGGAGGGCCTGAAGAACCAGCGTTGTTTTGATGAACTGCGGACCTCCTACATCAAGGAGTTGGACCGCTTGGCCAGCCAGCGCGGAGAGACCACCCGTACACAGAGACTGTTTCAGCTCACACAGCTGCTGGACTACCTCCAGCTG ATTGTGAGGAAGTTACACCAGTtcacctatgatctgttcatcCAAGCTCAGTCCCTGCAGACGCGTGTCAACTTCCCGGAGATGATCTCAGAGATTGTGAGCGTCCATGTGCCCAAGATCCTCTCGGGCATGGTCAAGCCCATTCTTTTCCACAATACATCCTAG
- the LOC131981631 gene encoding androgen receptor-like isoform X2 — protein sequence MAFSSSLSCLEEKSLIMNESDRLDSADTCGCPTTAELSKAVSVSLGLDSLSSPLNNMNQCSSGAFADFDPTVESSSRGVRELGAAPNLNSEGCLLPLNDTNLRQGDFGEVCHSVQLVSCMDLLRSGEMDRAQTVTRAPVISRYVGKESNLFMSPEAELPAPSQVDELGHLKPYNAHAANPNLYREMPGGWCAYNSRSEPARVGSGGHNLMCKYCNCGQTSPETRHECHCVWYSKGEQAGKSGMPAMMAHEYGQVESYQSAVPRVQATLSTIKNETPAWVDCSDRGFRHEDLFPGVYLSDRRVCQVCGDDASGCHYGAVTCGSCKVFFKRAAAGKQNHLCASRNDCTIDKLRRKNCASCRLKRCFMSGMSLKGRRLKGAGQTRNGEEEQPLAPWGNGERGERAWKRDAMSEPGSAAAGAQTSQALALGIPPTLRSCLSLLSVLQAIEPAVVNAGHDHAQPDSPVSLLTSLNELGERQLVTVVRWAKAIPGFRDLHVDDQMSVIQLSWMGVMVCALGWRSYTLTNSSMLYFAPDLVFNDQRMEVSSMYEDCVRMKLLSQRFCMLKVTQEEFLCMKALVLFSIMPVEGLKNQRCFDELRTSYIKELDRLASQRGETTRTQRLFQLTQLLDYLQLIVRKLHQFTYDLFIQAQSLQTRVNFPEMISEIVSVHVPKILSGMVKPILFHNTS from the exons ATGGCCTTTTCCTCGAGCTTGTCTTGTCTAGAAGAAAAGTCTTTAATAATGAATGAGAGCGATCGGTTGGATAGCGCAGACACCTGTGGGTGCCCGACTACTGCTGAGCTCAGTAAGGCAGTTTCAGTGTCCTTGGGTTTGGATTCGTTGTCCTCTCCGCTCAACAACATGAACCAATGCTCCAGCGGCGCCTTTGCAGACTTCGACCCCACTGTGGAGAGTAGTTCCCGAGGAGTGCGGGAGTTAGGAGCGGCTCCAAACCTCAACTCAGAAGGCTGCCTGCTTCCGCTGAATGACACTAACCTAAGACAGGGCGACTTTGGAGAAGTGTGCCACAGCGTTCAGCTGGTGAGTTGCATGGATCTGCTCAGATCTGGAGAAATGGACAGAGCGCAGACAGTGACGCGCGCCCCGGTGATATCCAGATATGTCGGCAAGGAATCAAACTTGTTTATGAGCCCGGAGGCAGAGCTGCCCGCGCCCTCTCAGGTGGACGAGCTCGGACATCTGAAACCCTACAATGCGCACGCTGCCAATCCAAACCTATACAGAGAAATGCCGGGTGGGTGGTGCGCATACAATAGCCGATCCGAGCCAGCCAGAGTCGGATCCGGCGGACATAATTTGATGTGTAAATATTGTAATTGTGGGCAAACCTCTCCTGAAACCAGGCACGAATGCCACTGTGTCTGGTACAGCAAAGGTGAGCAGGCTGGTAAAAGTGGCATGCCAGCAATGATGGCACACGAGTATGGCCAAGTGGAAAGTTACCAAAGTGCAGTTCCTCGAGTGCAGGCCACTTTGTCCACGATCAAGAACGAGACTCCAGCCTGGGTGGACTGCTCGGATCGCGGTTTCAg gcaTGAGGATCTGTTTCCAGGTGTGTACCTGTCAGACAGGAGAGTGTGCCAGGTGTGCGGTGACGATGCTTCAGGTTGTCACTATGGAGCCGTCACCTGTGGCAGCTGCAAAGTCTTCTTTAAGAGAGCCGCAGCAG GTAAGCAGAACCACCTGTGTGCCAGCCGGAATGACTGCACCATAGACAAGTTGAGGAGGAAAAACTGCGCCTCGTGCCGTTTAAAGAGATGCTTCATGTCAGGAATGAGCCTTAAAG GTCGCAGGCTGAAGGGAGCCGGACAGACAAGgaatggagaggaggagcaacCTCTGGCTCCCTGGGGGaatggagaaagaggagaaagggCGTGGAAGAGAGATGCAATGTCGGAGCCCGGAAGTGCAGCTGCTGGCGCTCAAA CATCCCAGGCCCTTGCTCTCGGCATCCCCCCGACCCTGCGCTCCTGCCTCTCCTTGCTCAGCGTCTTGCAGGCCATCGAGCCGGCTGTGGTCAATGCCGGCCATGACCACGCGCAGCCAGACAGCCCTGTGTCCTTGCTCACCAGCCTCAATGAGCTGGGGGAAAGACAGCTGGTGACTGTGGTGCGTTGGGCCAAGGCAATACCAG GTTTCCGCGACCTGCATGTGGATGATCAGATGTCAGTGATTCAGTTGTCATGGATGGGGGTGATGGTGTGTGCTTTGGGCTGGAGGTCCTACACACTCACTAACAGCTCCATGCTCTACTTTGCTCCAGACCTGGTCTTCAATGA CCAACGGATGGAGGTGTCCAGTATGTACGAAGACTGTGTGAGGATGAAGCTGCTCTCCCAGAGGTTCTGCATGCTGAAGGTCACTCAGGAGGAGTTCCTTTGCATGAAGGCCCTGGTCCTCTTCAGCATCA TGCCAGTGGAGGGCCTGAAGAACCAGCGTTGTTTTGATGAACTGCGGACCTCCTACATCAAGGAGTTGGACCGCTTGGCCAGCCAGCGCGGAGAGACCACCCGTACACAGAGACTGTTTCAGCTCACACAGCTGCTGGACTACCTCCAGCTG ATTGTGAGGAAGTTACACCAGTtcacctatgatctgttcatcCAAGCTCAGTCCCTGCAGACGCGTGTCAACTTCCCGGAGATGATCTCAGAGATTGTGAGCGTCCATGTGCCCAAGATCCTCTCGGGCATGGTCAAGCCCATTCTTTTCCACAATACATCCTAG